ataatatatagttttttattttgttttcgaaatttttttacataataaatattaatttttttaagcaatatgaaataaagtaaaaaataaaagacagaGTATTTCAAATATTATGAGCATATGCTCTTTATTCATAAATTATAGAAATGATCAGTAATACACTTTTGGAACATTACATCCACTGTAAGGACTATTGGAGTCCATATATTGTGGATATTTGCTTGCAGTCAAACAAAGTCTTATTTCACGTAAATATTGCTTACCCTTGAACTGTTTGCATACAATTTGTGGCTTGAATTGGATGTGTTTTTCTATTGCATCGAAAATGTCAACATTAGCCACAAATCCACCAGGTGTGATATTCTCCTTGCTAAGTTTAGCCATTAGGTCATCtttattatagatttttaaTGTCTCATCAAAGTATTCATATTCATCTAGCAGTGGGAGTGAGCATGTTCCATGTGATAACCATTCATAAGCCCAAAAGTCTTGGTTCGCTTTCGTTACATTTTGAGACTTCTTTAACGATGGCCAATCCTTATTAAGTTTATTTTCTAATTGACTAATctgtttaaataaaatcaagaaagaacaattagtttttttaaagattatgaTATAATACTAATAACAATAGTAGATTAAAAAGTAACTTACTTTTTTCAAGTCAAGCTGTATGTTTTGACAGTTTCTAAGATTATAGGATTTCGTGTTCGGCCACAAACcatgtattttgaattttatcgGCGGGGGAATTGGATTGACACATGGATTAATTGTGCAAAAGGTTGATGGCCATGTTTCGGCCAACACAAAGTAGTCAAAgggaggtggtggtggtggtggtggtggtggtggaggaggaggaggaggccTAGACCTTTTAGCTTTTTTGAGAATTGGATTATAAGATTGATTAATATGTAAAGGTGAGGATGGTAGTGTTTGTGTAGATGGTGGAATATTGGGAGGGTTATTAGCTTCTAACAATGATGATTGAAATAGAAACAAAACAAGTAGTAGTAGTATTGAATTCATTGTGGTGGACATTTTCATAGGATGGAAGAATAGTAGTGATGAGTTGATTGCATTACACCCCTTTATATAGTTGCATTGGTTTCTTTATTAGCTTAATTACATCTTCATTTGTAACTCATATGATAGGAAATTAAACATTTTACACAATGTAATGTAAAATGGTTCATAAAaattcatagaattattttcaaataattatttcttgaatttttaatatttttgtatataattattattttagtttccTTTGATATTAAggtatttattatataattatttcttaaattcttgataatttttgtattattgttttattgatttttttaaaattttaaattttaaatcgcAAAACAAACACTATCAAGTGAGATAGAACAGGTGACCTTTACTTTACAGTGGTAATaagatacatttaaaaatagagaatgaataattgatttaacttcttattttagtttctatttgattaaattaaaagaatctttaaaaaaaaatattaaaatgaattatagtaatttttttttaaaatcttttacaATTACTTCTCAATTAAGCTTTTCACGGATACTTATCAACtatattagaaaataatattttatggcatttatcaataattaattatgtttttgaaattttttaaatcaaacacTTTTATGTAAGTTTTACCCCACtttacaatttcattaataaattacTTCAAATGATTAGATGGATGTCAAAATAGAGAATACAAATAATTCACATTACTTCTTAATTTAGTTTCCACTTGATTAAATAACAGAACatttgaaagaaagaaagaaagaaaaatcagGAAAATATATATTGTGAGAATGTGTACCAGTTGTTTCAAtttcaaaaccaaatcaaatgAAGTAAAACAGGAATAGCttgtttcaatttcaatttttgacaTTCATATTACGTTTTTCTTACCTAACACGTTACTTGAATATTTTCACAACAATGAATAGATTACGAAATTTAGAAGGTGGTAATTGAGTATTATTAATGTATGAAAATATATAAGGAAAAAAACACAAAAGAGAATTCGCACATTAAACTTCCTGGGGGCAAAACAGAACAACATATCACATGCAAAGTTATTTATGGTTCCATACtttcattgacaaatttcaTACAATCATCTTTCTTCAACAACATTAAATTGGCTTTTCCTTATTGCAATTTGTAGAGCTTCAGATATTTCACAGGCATCTAGGCTTGAAAGCTTATGATGATACAATATGATTGTCTgataatatatagttttttattttgttttcgaaatttttttacataataaatattaatttttttaagcaatatgaaataaagtaaaaaaaaaaaaaagacagagtatttcaattttatttttatcattgtatGTTATTTGGATTAACACTTGCAGCGACATTGAGTCAATTTTGTTtgcatctttttattttttttctctaaatacTTGATCAAATCATGATATCTCTCTTGTCAATCAGTTTAGAGTGGCAAATgaaatattgtaaaatatgCGAGTGTGACAAATGAAAATGTTACAAATTATATATAGGACGattttatctatatttaatcaaaattacttataaaatctTTGAAGCGATTTGAATGTTATGGACTGTCTTCTTTGAAAACCATCATTTCATGAGCATCTTTcacaataatttaatttcttatgATCATTCTTTTTAGGACGATACATTTTTTCTCGTACAActtattgatataaatttttgttcattttctaGAGAAAATTTTGAGGATGTAGTCAAATTAGATTTGTAAAATTCATTTCAAGAGGATGACCCCCTTTTTTGGGGTGTTGGATTCTGGTAGTATtacttgagttttttttttctttctctacaACAGTggtcaaatatttgttttatgaaaTCCAATAACAGAGGAGTTCAAGATCATCCCTCGAAACTCTCTTGAGTCTGTATCACCTTATCTTAAAGATAGGGTTATTCCACTTGGATTTGGTTATAAACAAGCTAGAAATGATTATAAGTTGATTAGGtgggtatttttttattatcaatgtACCCAAAATTATGTAGAATTCAGTATTTCAATGGATAAACTGCCACCATAATTTAATTTCGACTACAATTTTTGGGAAATATGTAGCCTTAGAAGTAACACTAGGAGAAAACTTGACGAATGTGTCTCTGTTTCACTACCATTTAGTTATGTGGCTTCTGAATGATTGCACATGAAATGAATGTGTCATTGGTGGTACTATAACGTTGTTGTTGGAAAAGACTTAGCATCATTTGACTTGGTCACTAAGGTGATCATTACAACACCTATACCTGTAGAAATACTTTCAGATGTGGATGATGAATGTTGATGTAACACCAATGTCTTTAATGGTGTTAAATGAGTCTATTGCTTTGTTCTCATGGATTTTAGATAATACTACTTTTAACATATCCATTTTAGGAGAAATTGGTGCAAAAAAATCATGGACTAAACTTTTTCTTATTAGGCCATTTTCTGGTATTAGACTTCCTATTGGAGCATGCAGGAAAagtgatttattttttcaaaacgaaaatggtgaattgattttgtttaatttaaacaCCCAATTCATTGAGGAGCTTGACATTAAAGAAGAATAAGGAGAGTGTTATAATTAGAATGTATACAAGGAGAACATTAGCAAAAGCCTCATCCTAATGTAATCTACATCGAATATTACACGTAATCCaattcaactttttaaaaactGAAGAGATCACGAGTTCATTAAATATGTGTAAGGAAaactacataaaaaaaataccactaaagaagaacaaaattgaaattctttagaaatgatggacttGAATTGTTTTAACAATATCttaaatttatatcaaaaaacaATTCCATCCTTCTTGAGTTGTACATAAAATCTaatgtttatttatattataaaataaaatgaaaacattagataatttaaataatcaatatacataatgtatattttcattaattaaataatgtaatacataaaattcaatttttaaaagattgtaGAATCCTAATACCCACATCCATAAATCTTTTCTATGAAATCAAATTAATGattgaaaactttttttataaattaatatactaaAAGCGTTCCCTTTAATGTCAAGCTCCTCAATCAACTGGGTGGATAAATTAAACCAAACTATTTTACCatcttttttttgaaaaaataaatcacCTTTCTTCCCTGCTCCAATAGGAAGTCTAATATCAGACAATGGCCCAATAGTAAAAAGTTTAGTCCATGATTCTTTCTTTCCAATTTCTCCCAAAATCGATATATTAAAAGTAGTATTATCTAAAAACCATGAGATCAAAGCAATAGACCCATTTAACACCATTAAGGAGATTGGTATGTCATCAGCTTTAAAATCATCATCCACGCCTTGAAGTGTTCCTACAGGTATAGGTGTCGTAATAATCTTCTCGGTGACTAAGTCAAACGACGCTAAGTCTCTTCCATCAAGAACACCCTTAAAATGCCACCAATGACACATTCCGTTCACATGCAATCGTTGAGAAGCCACTCCAGAATGTAGCGGTATAAAAGAGGCATCTTCGTCAATATCTCTCCAAGAGTTACTTCTAAGGCTATATATTTCGTAGTCGCAAACAAATTCTGGGTAACAAATATAATCAGGACTTCCATCATAATATTGAACTTCCTCATAAAAGAAACATGCACCTGTAATCAacttataatcatttttaacaTGGTCATAACCAAATCCAAGTGGAAAAACGTGATCTCTAACATAATATGGTACAGGGTTAAGAGGGCTTTGAGGGATGATCTTGAATTCCTCTGTTGTTGGATTCCATAATACAAATCTTCTATCACTAAGAAATCTTTTATCACTATGGTAGAGACAAAGAATTCCGGTAATACTACCAGAATCCAAAACCCATAAAGAAGGGTCCTCATCTTGAAATGGATTTAGCAAATCCAATTTGACTACATCCTCAAAATTATCTCTAGAAAATGAACACAAATCTTTATCAGTAAGTTGTAGGAGAAGAGATGTATCATCGTAGTACGAATGATCATCAGAGATGAAATTGTTCTGAAAGATACTCAAGAATTTATGGTTTTCAAATAAGAAAACCCATGATTTACGTACGCATTCAAATCGCTTCAAAGATTTTAGTGGCAATTTTGATAGAATACAAAATGCAAGATCGTCGCATATGTAGTTTTTAACCTTTTCTTTTGTCACACTTGCATATTTTTCCATTTCTACTTGTAATCGTAAACTGGTTGACAAGAGAGATGTTGTGATTTTGATCAAGTATTTAGAGAACAAAACAAAGGGGAAAACTAACTATATAAGTGCTTGAGTTAAAAAATTTCGAAACAAAAATATCTATGTGAAGTAGCTATTAATAGTATTATCTAAAAATCGATATATTAAAAGTAGTATTATCTAAAAACTATGAGATCAAAAGTCTCTTCCAATAACAACATCCTTAAAATACCACTAATGACGCATTATGTTCACGTGCATTCGTTGAGAAGCCACTCCAGAATATAGCGGTATAAAAGAGAAATCTTCATGGGTGACAAACCCAACTAGGACCTCCATAATATTGGTAATGCCCATGATTGAAACATGCACCTGTAATCAagttataatcatttttaacaTGGTCATAAACAAATCCAAGTGGAATAACGTGATTTCTAACATAAGATGATACAGGCTCAAGAGGGCTTCGAGGGATGATCTTGAATTCCTCTTTTGTTGAATTACATAATACAAATCTTTTATCACTATTGTAGAGACAAAGAATTCCGGTAATACTACCAGAATCCAAAACCCAAAAAGAAGGGTGCTCATCTTGAAATGGATTTGGCAAATCCAATTCGACTACATCCTCAAAACTATCTCTAGAAAATGAACACAAATCTTTATCAGTAAGTTGTAGGAGAAGAGATGTATCATCGTAGTACGAATGATCATAAGAGATGAAATTATTCTGAAAGATGCTCATGAATTTATGGTTTTCAAATAAGAAAACCCATGATTTACGAACGCATCCAAATCGCTTCAAAGATTTTAGTGGCAATTTTGATAGAATACGAAATGCAAGATCGTCGCATATGTAGTTTTTAACCTTTTCTTTTGTCACACTTgcatatatttttatctctacTTGTAATTGTAAATTGGTTGACAAGAGAGATGTTGTGATTTTGATCAAGTATTTAgagaacaaaacaaaaagatgcAAGCATAATTGACTCaatcactactagaaatttcgcctatagcgaccgatttagagaccgaatattttcagtcacactagcgaccgaaatagagaccataattttgaatatatgaactaaatattttttcgtcACTAAATCGGTTGTTAATGAAATGTAGAGACTGAAATAGCAACTGAATTTTAGCGACAAAAATTTCAGTCGCTAATTATCACTAATAGAAAATTTGCCTTTTACACTAGCGACCGAAATAGAGACTGAAATTTTAAACCttgaaactaaatattattccgTCACTAAATTGGTCTCTAACAAAAAGTAGAGATTGAAATAGCAACTAATTTTTAGCGACCAAAATTTCAATcgctaactattttttaattacataatttaattttatttattaataaaaaaaaaaagaaaaatgtgaaataatttgtgcaaaatttttttttgtagaaaatgtgaaatatttaataactaattaaaaaaaaagaaataattaaaaaaagaaataaaaaacaaaattatgtattcatttatttgaatatttgtggtgtcaaagttttttctttttcagttTACTCAAATAAACCCTAAAACCCCATTTCCTACAACCGTTTTTTCTCAACACCACAACTCAAGCTAATTCAGTCTCAGCCTAGCTAGACCTTGTTCAAGCAATTAAGCCAAAACAACAGTTATTCCTTACTGGACTCAATTCTTTCGTTCACTTCtgtttattttctttcactATTACCACAAAGTCTTGGGTTCTCTTGATGCTTTCAAGGATTTAGTTTGTGGAAATGAAATCTTTTAAATGAAAACtccttttaacttgttttcatTTAGCACATGCTTCACATActttatctttatcaaaatttagTTTTGGCAATCCTCtaacaaattctaattttgaaattttttgaaattgttttcattctAATATGACATGTCCGCTTATGCAAAATTCATTTGTCTTTATTGATGAACATGAAGCCGAATTCATCATGTAATTCctcaagatataaaacatacatatttttatttcttgtttCAGAGAAAAGAACTTCcccataatttgtttttatgacTTCACATAggttatatttgaaaataacttcaaagccATTTGGTAAAAttccagaacattctccttttgtcaaatttgctggagaacgttctccttttttcaGGTTTGGAGAAAATTCTTTTTTTGCTCCAGAACATTCTTCTTTTCTAAAGAtctttttgttgttaattttttaatctttttttcttaaaataacatGCGAATTCCAGATGTCCAATCTTACTACAATATgaacatttgattttgcatttaTCCTCTTTCTTTCAAGAACAAATAACTTTTCATACATTAtagttttttgagttttatcaaagccaagaccagctttatcaaatattcttaCTTGAGATCTTATGATTGTTTGAAAGGTTTTAGTAGTTCTAATGAAATTTTACAAGTCACCTTTAAGAAGTTCAACTTCAGTTTTAAGGAGAATGATCTCCTTTTGTAATGCATAACGTTCTTAAaactttctattttaaaatctttgagctgagattctttcagattttaactaatctttaAGTTCATCATTCATAGCCTgagttttctctttctcttatttttctttgtgaaatttttcTTATAAAGAACTACACTTTTGAATAAGAAATTTTGAATCATttagcaagttatcaaattctttttccatttgcTCATACGAAGGACTaggttcatattttgttacctCATCTTCTTATGCCGTTGTCattaagcatatgttggcttcttcatcttcttcaacaTCGGATTCATCTGAGTCATTCCATGTAGCcatcattgatttttttttgaacgGAAATATTTTTGGTGGTACTTTATTTAGGGGACATTCAACTTTGTAATGTTCTCctttattaaatcaaaaacatgtgaTTTGACTCTTGCCCTATTATGTtttgcattttcttttttgtttggaaatCCTTTCTTGATTTAGTCTCTTATACTCAACATTCTTTGAATCCTTTTGGTGAGAAGGGCTATTTCTTCATCTGCATCTTCATGTCCAGTTCTTCTGATTCTTCATCTGTTTGTATTGGTACACTTTCTTGGGATGCtttcatgtgctcttaaagtTGCAATCATTTTTTCTAATGCAAGCACTTCAAGATTTTTAGCTTGGCTTATAGTTGTCACCATCGGTCTCCATATAAGTGGAAGACATTTTATAATCTTTATGACTCTATCTTGTACTGAGTATGCTTTCCCTAAGGAATgcatttcatttacaatggttGTAAATCTCAAGTACATCTCAtcaatattttcttcttcatgCATTTTGAAAAGCTTAAACTTTCTTATGCCAATgtatattcttgtttctttgacatggttTGTTCCTTCATGACGAGTTTGCAATATatcccatacttctttagcagtGTTGCATTCATcaattcttttgttttcttcCCTTGTTTATAGcacaatataaaaatagttgACATTAGAGTTTAGTAGTACCTTAGTTTTATCTTTAGTTGTCCAGTTCGCTTCATTCTTTTTCAGTAGAGGTTCAATCATTTTGGTCGACTgttggtatgaaatctccatctatAATGATACGTCACATTCTTGTATGATgttattttagaaacaactgCATCTTATTCTTCCAGAAGTAGTTATTTGTTCCATCAAAGTAAGATGGTCTATTtgaagatcctccttcaacaatatatttggattttgacattttttctactagatcttttctctagcacTATTTAGGTGCTTAATATTTAGAGATTGAGCTCCGATGCCAACTGAAGTaccaatgtcaatttacaaggaagggggcttgaattttaaattcccctatttaaatttttatgttaaaaacttaagtaAATAACTCAATATtaatcttggttgtgaaaacagaaattggagaacgttcttggttttagaaACAGAAAAAgggagaacgttattggttagttaaaatccataatttagcttatttatttaactagaTAATCAAAAGGaatgaaaataaatagagataagagaAGATATATCACACAATGATATAACCTAGTTCATCCAACTCGGTCTTCGTCCAGTCTTCACAACTGCGAgatttccactaagtgttcaaacgaAGAAGGTTCTtggttttataatattttgttcaGATCAAGCTTGATTTCCTACAACAATTcatttccacccagaaagagaTTCAATAaggtcacctatcaatctttagagaggattttacaatttatcttttaacaataaaaggattttcaacaaactactcaaactataaacCACATTTATAGTCTTGAGTTTAcccaataataatttaaagtatttGGTAGAATCTGATTaatctcaacacttgtttgaggttagattatttacaaaatattcagtaaaatAATAACAAGAGATTTGAATATGAATAACATTGATTCTTTTGGTGGATGAGAGACATTAAAGTGTTTGAATGTAAGTAAGGGATGGattttcttagcacttgaagttctaANNNNNNNNNNNNNNNNNNNNNNNNNNNNNNNNNNNNNNNNNNNNNNNNNNNNNNNNNNNNNNNNNNNNNNNNNNNNNNNNNNNNNNNNNNNNNNNNNNNNNNNNNNNNNNNNNNNNNNNNNNNNNNNNNNNNNNNNNNNNNNNNNNNNNNNNNNNNNNNNNNNNNNNNNNNNNNNNNNNNNNNNNNNNNNNNNNNNNNNNNNNNNNNNNNNNNNNNNNNNNNNNNNNNNNNNNNNNNNNNNNNNNNNNNNNNNNNNNNNNNNNNNNNNNNNNNNNNNNNNNNNNNNNNNNNNNNNNNNNNNNNNNNNNNNNNNNNNNNNNNNNNNNNNNNNNNNNNNNNNNNNNNNNNNNNNNNNNNNNNNNNNNNNNNNNNNNNNNNNNNNNNNNNNNNNNNNNNNNNNNNNNNNNNNNNNNNNNNNNNNNNNNNNNNNNNNNNNNNNNNNNNNNNNNNNNNNNNNNNNNNNNNNNNNNNNNNNNNNNNNNNNNNNNNNNNNNNNNNNNNNNNNNNNNNNNNNNNNNNNNNNNNNNNNNNNNNNNNNNNNNNNNNNNNNNNNNNNNNNNNNNNNNNNNNNNNNNNNNNNNNNNNNNNNNNNNNNNNNNNNNNNNNNNNNNNNNNNNNNNNNNNNNNNNNNNNNNNNNNNNNNNNNNNNNNNNNNNNNNNNNNNNNNNNNNNNNNNNNNNNNNNNNNNNNNNNNNNNNNNNNNNNNNNNNNNNNNNNNNNNNNNNNNNNNNNNNNNNNNNNNNNNNNNNNNNNNNNNNNNNNNNNNNNNNNNNNNNNNNNNNNNNNNNNNNNNNNNNNNNNNNNNNNNNNNNNNNNNNNNNNNNNNNNNNNNNNNNNNNNNNNNNNNNNNNNNNNNNNNNNNNNNNNNNNNNNNNNNNNNNNNNNNNNNNNNAGAACAAGGAGAGGGTGATAATCAAAATGTATACGGGGAAATTAGCCTCGTGCTAATGTAATCTACACCCAACATTACACGTAATACaattcaactttttaaaaactGAGGACATCATGAGTTTATTAGGCATGTGGAAGGAAAActacagaaaaataaaataaaataagaacaaaattgattttctttagAAATGATGGG
The genomic region above belongs to Cicer arietinum cultivar CDC Frontier isolate Library 1 chromosome 4, Cicar.CDCFrontier_v2.0, whole genome shotgun sequence and contains:
- the LOC105853125 gene encoding uncharacterized protein, whose product is MSIFQNNFISYDHSYYDDTSLLLQLTDKDLCSFSRDSFEDVVELDLPNPFQDEHPSFWVLDSGSITGILCLYNSDKRFVLCNSTKEEFKIIPRSPLEPVSSYVRNHVIPLGFVYDHVKNDYNLITGACFNHGHYQYYGGPSWVCHP